A segment of the Chitinophagaceae bacterium genome:
ATACTGCTGAACCACCTGCAATTAATCCGGCACTTTTAGAAAAAGTACTGCTAAAAATTTTATTTAAAATGCGATTTTGATATCAGTAACTAATTGGGCTTAATCGGAAATATTTGCAATATAAAATTTTGCTTCTTAAGCATTATCACTTTTAAACTACTTTTTGTCACAATCTATAAAAAATTCAGGAATCAACATTCAAAAAAGAAATTGCTTGAGGGAATTTAATCATTTGGTTTAATAAAAAAAACCAGTTTATTGGAAGCCGCTGTTATTTTACCGCACTTTTGGATTGGTAGTCAGGAAGTTTGCGAAGGCTTATATTTTAGATCATCACTTGCGGACACTAGCGACAGAAGTGAATTTGCATGTTTCTTTATACCCTAAACAACAATAGCACTTTTTATATAACACTAAAGGTGTTGCACCAAAAGTGCTATTTTAAATTAAAAATAAGGTTTTGTTGGAAAAATTTGGCTTGGTTTGATGAAATGGATATGAAGTTTTTAGTTACTTGGTGGGGGGGTTCTAAAAAAAGAGGGTGGCACATACCACAGACAAACACCAGCTAAAAAGGAAAAAACCAACCCTAAAATTTTGAATAAAGTAAACTAATTAGTTAACTTTGTTGTTGTGGTAAGAGAAATTATTTTTTTGGAGACAAGGTAATTGACTTTTATAAAGCACAGGATTCTAAAATTCAAACCAAAATAGAGTATGTTTTAGATTTAGTGCGGTTTGAACGTCAAGTTCCGATTAAATTCTTTAAGAAATTAGAGAATACTGATGGGATTTATGAAGTACGAGTAATTACTTCAAAGAAAAGCATACGAATCCTCTGTTTCCGGGATGAAGGAACATTGGTGATTTTGACAAATGCTTTTTTTAAAAAATCACAAAAAACTCCGAGAAATGAAATCAAACTTGCCGAAAAGTTAAAAGGTGAATATTTAAAACAGAAAAAAGGTGAAAAACATTAAAACATTAAATCAACTTCTGGACGAGAAGTATGGGAAAAAAGGAAGTGCGAAGAGAGATCAGTATGATGCTGATTCTCTTGCTTTTCGTTTAGGTGTTATGCTAAAAGAGGCTCGTATTGAAGCGAACCTGACACAAGAAGAACTCGCCCAAAAAACCGGAACGAAAAAAAGTTATATCTCCAGAATAGAGCGGGGATTAAGTGATATTCAAATTTCTACTTATCACAAACTTATCGAAATCGGTTTAGGAAAACATCTTAATATTTCAATTGGTTAAAAGGCAAAAACCTTTTATCAACCCTTAACTGAAAAAAGCTTTAGAATAACTGTTATCTTTGCAGCATACAGTTTTTAATATGATATATATAGGGAAATACAATAAGCTACAGGTTTTGAAAGATACTCCTCAAGGGAAATACTTAGGTGATGATGTTGGCAATGAAGTGCTTTTGCCGAATGTGTTTATACCGGAAGGATTGGAAACCGGCGATGAGATTGAGGTTTTTGTTTACAGAGACTCAGAAGAACGACCGGTAGCAACAACCGAAAAACCACTGGCAACCGTCGGTGAGTTTGCAACTTTAGAAATCGGTAGCGTGCTGGATATTGGCACCTTTTTTAATTGGGGCTTACCAAAACA
Coding sequences within it:
- a CDS encoding type II toxin-antitoxin system RelE/ParE family toxin, producing the protein MDFYKAQDSKIQTKIEYVLDLVRFERQVPIKFFKKLENTDGIYEVRVITSKKSIRILCFRDEGTLVILTNAFFKKSQKTPRNEIKLAEKLKGEYLKQKKGEKH
- a CDS encoding XRE family transcriptional regulator, which gives rise to MKNIKTLNQLLDEKYGKKGSAKRDQYDADSLAFRLGVMLKEARIEANLTQEELAQKTGTKKSYISRIERGLSDIQISTYHKLIEIGLGKHLNISIG